The sequence below is a genomic window from Nostoc flagelliforme CCNUN1.
ATTAGACATAAGCATATCCCTTCTTTTGAAGATATCTCCGGTTTTCGTCCACCACCAGGAGCAATAATACGAGTTTTATTTCTTTCGACTTCTGCACGTTTTTCTAAATGGCGTTTTTCCGCTAAACTTACTAATGCTAAAAATTGCTCATAATCAATACCAATTAATCGCTTTGCTTCTTGCGGATGTGATTCAATTCTTCTCAAAGGGCTTGTCATTAATCAATCTACGTATTACTTAATTATTTTTAGATTATCCCACAAAGCTTATATTAAGGATAGGTCTATTATACTATTGGCTAATAACTGCATGTAAGGTTTTCAATAATTCTTGCGTCGTGTAGGGTTTGGGTAAGAAGGCTGTATGTTCATCTATTTTGTCGATTGGTACTTGATCACTTGTTACAAGTCCACTCACAACAATAATCGGCAATAAAGGATTGATATTTTGCAATGTCCGAATGGTAGTTGCTCCATCCATCTTAGACATCATCATATCGATAATTACGGCACTAATTTTATCTTTATGCTGGGCATAAACTGCTAATGCTTCGATGCCATCACCAGCAGTAATTGCCCTGTAATTATAATTTTCGAGGGATGTTTTAGTAATTTCCTGAATGGCAGTTTCATCATCTACAACCAAAATACATTCTCCAGATCCAGTTAGTATTTCCGTATCTTCTAATAACGGGATTGGAACTTGATTAACTGCTGGTAAGTACACCTTAAACTTTGTTCCCTTGCCTACAAAACTTGATACAGTGATAAAACCACCGTATTCTTTAATAATTCTCATTACTGTTGATAAACCAAGTCCTGTACCTTGACCCAACTCTTTTGTTGTAAAAAATGGTTCAAAAATTTTATCTAATATTTCACTGTTAATTCCAAGCCCCGTATCAGCAACTGCCAGAATAATATAAGCACCAACTGTAGCTTCTATATGCATACTGACATAAGTTTCATCAATCCAAATATTTTCGGCAGATATTGTTAAAGTTCCGCCTGTCGGCATGGCATCCCGCGCATTGAGACACAGATTAATCAGTACCTGATGCAGTTGGGTACTATTAGCACAAATAGGTAACAAGTCCTCCTGTATTTCTGTGTACACCGTAATTGATTTCGGAAATGTTTGTGAGATAATTTGCTGTATTTCTAAAATCAGGTGTTTAACTTGAAGCACCGTGCATGGGCGTATAGCGGCTTGTCCTTGGACATTGCCTTCAATTCCCCTAGTAAATGACAGCACTTGCTTTACCAAATCAGCACCACGTTTGGCATTGCTTTCTATTATTGACAGCATCTGATTAGTCTGTTGATCGCAGTTTTTAGATTTGAGCAGATGCGCTGACATCAAAATTGGTGATAACACATTATTTAAATCGTGAGCAATACCACTAGTAAGAGTGCCTATACTTTCCACACGTTGAGCACGTAAAAACTGTTTTTCTAGTTGTTTTTTCTGGGTAATATCAGTATCAATAACAAAGATTGATTTGGCTTGAGAATGTTCGCTATTTATCAGCGTCCAGCGACTTTCAACGATGAGTTTTTTGCCAGATTTGCTGGTTTTCTGTAACTCACCTTGCCAAGATCCATCCTTTAATACAGTCTGAAAAATTTCTAGGTTTTGCGGCAAAGGTTCAGTAGAAAAAAGTTCATCTGACTGCTTACCTATAGCTTCTTCTGACTTCCAGCCGTAAAGTTCCTCAGAATTTTTGTTCCATAATAAAATTTTGTTGTCCAAATCTTGCACGACAATTGCATCAGTGACAATATCCAGCAATGCTTCTTGTCCCTGCTTGTACTCCTGTTTAATACTTGCCAGTTGAGCGAATTCCCGCCGGATTTCTAATTGTCTAACTACCAGGCGGCTAAAAGCTTGCAGTGCTTCCACCTGTTTAGGACTGATTTGGCGTGGTACGCGATCGCCTATACACAGAGTCCCGATCGCTTCTCCCCCTGGTGCTAACAAAGGTACGCCTGCATAAAATCTTACACAAAATCCCGGATAAGTAACTATATGATTTGTCGCAAATCGTTCATCAGCTAAGGTATCGGGAATAATTAAAATTTCGCCACTTTCTATACAAATCGATCCGAACCCAGTATCTCGTGGCATTTCTTGTACATCTAACCCCACTTTGGCTTTGAACCACTGACGGTTAGCGTCAATTAGATTAATCAAGGCGATCGGTGTGTTACAAATCTGTGCGGCTAAGAATGCTATATCGTCGAATGCTTCTTCTGGTGGAGTGTCGAGAATCTGGTACTGATACAGAGCCTCAAGCCTCGCGGCTTCATTGTTACACACTAAAGATTTCATTAAATCGTTCCTAACTATTGTTGAATGACAACTTGCCCTCGTGTTACAAAAAATGTCGATTTAGAGCGCTTTCTGTAAGGGATTCGTCTGTCACCGCACTTGATAGCTCATTGAAGTCACTATCAGATTATTTAAATGAATGAGCAAGCATATAGCTTGATGGTTTTAATTATACTAATATGCCTTAAGAGGGATGAACAAGAATTTTGCTAATTTTAAGTAAACTTTAGAAGATTTACAGCCTTA
It includes:
- a CDS encoding hybrid sensor histidine kinase/response regulator → MKSLVCNNEAARLEALYQYQILDTPPEEAFDDIAFLAAQICNTPIALINLIDANRQWFKAKVGLDVQEMPRDTGFGSICIESGEILIIPDTLADERFATNHIVTYPGFCVRFYAGVPLLAPGGEAIGTLCIGDRVPRQISPKQVEALQAFSRLVVRQLEIRREFAQLASIKQEYKQGQEALLDIVTDAIVVQDLDNKILLWNKNSEELYGWKSEEAIGKQSDELFSTEPLPQNLEIFQTVLKDGSWQGELQKTSKSGKKLIVESRWTLINSEHSQAKSIFVIDTDITQKKQLEKQFLRAQRVESIGTLTSGIAHDLNNVLSPILMSAHLLKSKNCDQQTNQMLSIIESNAKRGADLVKQVLSFTRGIEGNVQGQAAIRPCTVLQVKHLILEIQQIISQTFPKSITVYTEIQEDLLPICANSTQLHQVLINLCLNARDAMPTGGTLTISAENIWIDETYVSMHIEATVGAYIILAVADTGLGINSEILDKIFEPFFTTKELGQGTGLGLSTVMRIIKEYGGFITVSSFVGKGTKFKVYLPAVNQVPIPLLEDTEILTGSGECILVVDDETAIQEITKTSLENYNYRAITAGDGIEALAVYAQHKDKISAVIIDMMMSKMDGATTIRTLQNINPLLPIIVVSGLVTSDQVPIDKIDEHTAFLPKPYTTQELLKTLHAVISQ